Proteins from one Psilocybe cubensis strain MGC-MH-2018 chromosome 11, whole genome shotgun sequence genomic window:
- a CDS encoding Aldehyde oxidase GLOX → MLRPLSLLALAAPLAHGASIAGSFSDGGDTLVSAMMMFLGNEEKVYILDKAEGNAAQVMGHPAWGSVWDIQTHETEVMDVRTNVFCSSGMHLPNGSFVTFGGNGAVGPGGNLGSQLNPGGYSAAWDSTYQDFDGTRAIRVLNPCRSSDTFSSPNCQWFDDPTVLSMKNSRWYSAAEPTGEGNIVIIGGFVNGGYINRNYPNVDPERQGGAADSTYEYYPPVADAPRTFRFLIQTSGLNAYAHTFLMPSGKMLVQANVSTVLWDHVTNTETPLPDMPGGVVRVYPASGATAMLPLTPANNYTPTVLFCGGSDMPDYAWGNYTYPYINTWEYPASKDCQRLTAEPVDQSAPVYVKDDDMLEGRTMGQFVILPTGKLLIVNGGLNGTAGYSQATLVTPSYDLMPYGESLASGPVLTPAIYDPNAPKGSRWSNKGLGVSTIPRLYHSSAILLPDASVLIAGSNPNVDVNLTTVFPTTYKAEVFYPPYFSAATRPAPVGIPKTLSYGGPSFDITIPATSYSGSANDAADSASVVIHRGGFTTHAMNMGQRLLQLNNTYTVKSDGSIILHVAQVPPNPNLFQPGPAFMFVNINGIPSNGSYLIVGNGKIGTQPVAAASVLPPNVRLASASGSASGTSTTPGGSSDPEKSSSSNLGVIIGCVVGGVALVGVVGAVIGVCLARRRRAAARHGTGAVPPASSYPMTSAEGMSLTGSGAPVMGTRAGMRSSDSSAFMPLQQDNRSQAWNASTTSLNAPYRDDHDAYEPSRPSGTGMSINYDPYATTPMQHETPPPSGLRY, encoded by the exons ATGCTACGTCCACTCTCTTTATTGGCTCTTGCAGCCCCGTTGGCTCATGGAGCATCTATTGCCGGGTCCTTTTCAGATGGAGGAGATACGCTAGTTAGCGCAATGATG ATGTTCCTTGGGAACGAAGAAAAGGTGTATATCCTCGACAAAGCAGAAGGAAATGCAGCACAAGTAATGGGTCATCCGGCGTGGGGATCTGTATG GGACATTCAAACCCATGAAACAGAAGTTATGGACGTGAGGACGAACGTATTCTGCTCATCCGGCATGCATTTGCCTAATGGCTCGTTTGTGACGTTTGGCGGAAACGGAGCCGTTGGACCAGGGGGAAACCTTGGTTCACAACTCAACCCAGGAGGatactctgctgcatggGATTCCACATACCAAGATTTTGACGGGACAAGGGCCATTCGCGTTTTGAATCCGTGCAGAAGCTCGGACACCTTTTCCTCCCCAAATTGCCAGTGGTTCGACGATCCCACTGTGCTCTCAATGAAAAACAGTCGGTGGTACTCTGCTGCAGAACCCACTGGTGAGGGAAACATTGTCATTATCGGCGGATTTGTCAACGGTGGATACATAAATCGTAATTACCCCAACGTCGATCCAGAAAGGCAAGGAGGAGCTGCCGACAGCACGTACGAATATTACCCACCGGTCGCGGATGCGCCTCGAACGTTCCGGTTCCTGATTCAAACGTCTGGCCTCAACGCGTACGCCCATACTTTCCTTATGCCCTCAGGCAAGATGCTTGTACAGGCCAATGTTTCCACAG TGCTATGGGATCATGTCACCAACACAGAAACACCACTCCCAGACATGCCCGGCGGTGTCGTTCGCGTCTATCCCGCGTCGGGTGCCACAGCAATGCTTCCTCTTACCCCGGCCAACAATTATACACCTACAGTATTATTCTGTGGTGGAAGTGACATGCCAGACTATGCTTGGGGCAACTACACTTACCCTTATATCAACACTTGGGAGTATCCAGCTTCAAAGGATTGTCAACGCTTGACTGCTGAACCCGTGGACCAGTCTGCTCCAGTTTACGTGAAAGACGACGACATGCTGGAAGGACGGACCATGGGCCAATTTGTCATACTGCCTACCGGAAAGTTATTGATTGTCAATGGAGGCCTCAATGGTACGGCGGGATACTCTCAGGCAACTCTTGTGACACCTTCGTACGATCTCATGCCCTACGGAGAATCATTGGCATCTGGGCCTGTCCTTACTCCTGCTATCTATGACCCAAACGCGCCGAAAGGAAGTCGATGGTCAAACAAAGGACTTGGAGTATCGACTATTCCTCGCCTATATCACTCCTCAGCCATCTTGCTTCCAGATGCATCTGTATTGATCGCCGGATCCAATCCCAACGTTGACGTGAATTTGACCACTGTGTTCCCTACGACATACAAGGCAGAAGTTTTCTACCCTCCATACTTCTCAGCGGCGACCCGCCCGGCGCCTGTTGGTATACCCAAGACGCTTTCATATGGCGGGCCTTCGTTCGATATCACCATACCTGCCACCTCATACTCTGGCTCCGCCAATGATGCCGCAGATTCCGCTTCTGTTGTCATCCACAGAGGAGGTTTCACTACACACGCCATGAACATGGGTCAGCGTCTCCTCCAGCTTAATAACACATACACTGTCAAGAGCGATGGCTCCATCATACTCCATGTGGCACAGGTTCCCCCAAATCCCAACCTCTTCCAGCCTGGGCCGGCCTTCATGTTTGTTAACATCAACGGCATCCCTAGCAATGGTTCTTATCTTATTGTCGGTAATGGAAAGATTGGCACTCAGCCAGTCGCCGCTGCCAGTGTGCTCCCTCCCAACGTGCGCCTTGCATCTGCCTCTGGATCTGCATCTGGTACCTCCACCACCCCAGGAGGGTCCTCAGATCCTGAGAAATCATCGAGTTCTAACCTGGGCGTCATCATCGGGTGTGTAGTGGGAGGAGTTGCGCTCGTCGGTGTCGTTGGTGCTGTCATTGGTGTCTGCCTTGCCCGCCGTCGCCGTGCCGCAGCGCGTCATGGAACAGGTGCAGTTCCGCCAGCGTCCTCATACCCTATGACCTCTGCGGAAGGCATGTCATTAACTGGCAGCGGTGCTCCTGTGATGGGAACGCGTGCAGGGATGCGAAGTTCGGATTCAAGTGCATTCATGCCTCTACAGCAAGACAATCGCAGCCAGGCATGGAACGCGAGTACAACGAGCTTAAACGCGCCGTATAGGGACGATCACGATGCCTACGAACCCAGCAGACCGAGCGGGACAGGCATGAGTATAAACTACGACCCCTATGCGACGACCCCTATGCAGCACGAGACACCGCCTCCGAGTGGTTTGAGATATTAA